The Streptomyces sp. R28 region GGATGCCGTACCCGGCGGCCCGGCACACCGAGCCGATCGCATGCGCGATGTCGCCGAGCCGGTTGCCGACCACGGCCGTCTCGATGCCCGCCGCCAGCGCCCGTTCCGCCGTTTCGACGAGCGTTGCGTCGGCCGGGCGCGGTGTGCCGACCGTGAAGCTGATCGCCGAGTCGCCCGCCCAGCCGCCCAGTTCGGCGCCGCAGTCGATGGAGACCAGGTCGCCGTCGCGCAGGCGGTAACCGGTCGGGATGCCGTGCACGATCGCGTCGTTCACCGAGGCGCAGATGACGGCGGGGAAGGGGACGGGGGCGAAGGAGGGCCGGTAGCCGAGGAAGGGCGAGGTCGCGCCCGCCGCGCGCAGCACCTCACGCGCCACCTCGTCCAGCTCCAGTAGGGAAACCCCCACGTCGGCGGCCTTGCGTACGGCCGTGAGGGCCTGCCCCACGACCTGCCCCGCCTTGTACATCGCATCGATCGACGTGTCCGTCTTCAGCTCTACCATGCCAATTACTATACCGGTATTTGAATAGGTGGTCGCGGGGTGGGGGCGGTATTAGAATGGGGGTCATGGTGCGCACCCCTCTCACCCCCGAAGAGCGTGAACGCGGCGAGCGGCTGGGCCGGCTGCTTCGCGAGGCGCGCGGCGGCCGCAGCATGGTGGAGGTCGCGGCGAGTGCCGGCATCTCCGCCGAGACGCTGCGCAAGATCGAGACCGGCCGGGCGCCGACCCCGGCCTTCTTCACCGTGGCCGCGCTTGCGCAGGCCCTCGGTCTGTCGATGGACGAACTGGCGGGGCGCTGCACGCCGGTGGTCGAGGTCGCCGCCTGACGGGCGTGCGCGTCACGTTCCGACAGGTGCGGCGTACTCTGCGTCCATCCGGAAAACTTCCCGTAGCGCGTTCGTAACATGGCTGGTGTTGCCTAACGGACCGGAGTACTCCGGTCTGGCGGGAGTTGGGCGATGTCAGTGGAACAACTCCCGGCCCGGGTGCGGGAGTTCGTGAACTACCTGGACAATCTTCTGGCGCGCCTTGACCAGGGCGGCGGTGGTGCGGGGTGTTCTGGCAGCGCGACCCGGAGGGCATGCAGGCCTGCCTCGACGGACGGGAATTGCCGCCCTGGGACGTGGTGGAGGCACTCCTGCACGACCTCGCGACCCAGTACGGACCCGGCGGCGCCGGCCCCGAGACGGAACGCGCCCGCGCCCTGCACGCCGCCGCCCTCGCCGCGTACGACTCCCGTCCCGGCGGCCGCGACGCCCTCGGCGACCGGCTCGACGTCATGCTCCGCGAGCAGCGGTATGCCGCCGAACGGCAGGCGGACCTGGGCCGATCGCTCGCCTCCGCCACCAGCCAGGAAGCGGCCGACGCCATCCGCCTCGACCTCGCCTGGGCCCGCGACGACCATGAACGCGCGACCGCGCGGTGCGCCGAACTCCGGGCCCGGATGGCCGACCTGGACCGACGGGCGACGAGTGAACGGGGTCAGGCGATACGGCGGGACCGGGGCGGGGAGGGGTCCGTGTTCCGCGTCGCCGAGGGGTTCGGGGGCGACGGGGGCGGGGGCGACGGACCCGGGGCGGGCCGTGGGCAGTCGAGTGCGACCGGCTCACACGGCGGCGGATTCCCGGGTATGCCGCATCAGCGCGACGCGCAGTCGACGGCCCGGGCGGCGGGTCGGCCCGAAGGGCTGGGGGCAGCCCCTGCCGGGTCGGCCACCGACCCGTACGACGGGCGCCGAGCCGCCACCCCGGATGCCGAAGCGGCCGAGTGGCGCGCGGCGCGGCGACGCCCCGGGGCCGAGTCGGTGGAAGACCATGGCGCCGTCCAGGGGCGTCCCGCGGACCGTTACGCTCCGGGAGGCGTCGCCGGGTCGTCCGACTGGCCGGACGCGCGGCACTCCGTCGACCCGACGCCCGAAGGCCACGCCCGGGCCCCCTCGTTCGCCACCGACCCCGACCCCGACCCCACCCCTGCCCCTGCCCCCGACCTCACCCCCAAACAACGCAAGCGGCGCCGAGGCGGCGCCCGGTTCGCCGGAATGGTCGAGGAGGAGGCGGCCCCCGTCGCCGTACCGCCGACCGCCGAACCCGCCTTTCCCGCGCGGCCCGTCTCCACCGGCCGTACCCCGCGCGGGGCCCGGTTCGCCGGGGCCGCCGCCGAGACGCCCGCGCATCCGGCCCCGAAGCCGCAGCGCGAGCCGATGGACCCGGCGGATCGGCGGGAGGTCGTCGGGACCGTTCAGACGCTGGTGCGGCTGCGTGGTGAGGGGCGTACCGGTGAGGCGCACGTGCTGCTCGTGGAGGCCGCGTACTGGCCGGCCGTCCGCTTCCCTCTGCTCGCCGCCGAGATGCAGCGCGCCGGACTCGGCGCCGACTGGGCGAGCCTGCTGTGGGAGGCGGCCTCGCTGCCGGCCGAGCGGCTCGTCGCCGCCGCCGACGCGCTGACCGGGGCGGGGCGTGCCGACGACGGGGAGCAGATCCTGCGGCAGGGCGTGGCGCGGCCCGCGCACGAGATCGGGCAGGCCGTGGTGGGACTGGTCGGCGAGGGGCGGCACCGCGAGGTCCGCGCGCTGCTCGGCGCGTACGTCCGCGTCCGCACCCCGGAGGAGGCCGCCCGCAGCGCCGAGCCCGACCCGAAGACGCTCGTACCGCTGCTGCTGGAGGCCGCCCGGGGTGTCTCGGACGAGCGGTACTGGGATCTCGTCCACGCCCTGCGGGTCGCGGGCTACACGGCGTGACGCCCCCAGCCGTGGGCTGACGCCCCTCCCACCGGCCCCATCCGTCACCCACTGGAGTGTGAAACGTGATCGACTCAGCGGGTTAACGACGATGGTCTTGGCAAG contains the following coding sequences:
- a CDS encoding helix-turn-helix domain-containing protein, which codes for MVRTPLTPEERERGERLGRLLREARGGRSMVEVAASAGISAETLRKIETGRAPTPAFFTVAALAQALGLSMDELAGRCTPVVEVAA
- the map gene encoding type I methionyl aminopeptidase encodes the protein MVELKTDTSIDAMYKAGQVVGQALTAVRKAADVGVSLLELDEVAREVLRAAGATSPFLGYRPSFAPVPFPAVICASVNDAIVHGIPTGYRLRDGDLVSIDCGAELGGWAGDSAISFTVGTPRPADATLVETAERALAAGIETAVVGNRLGDIAHAIGSVCRAAGYGIPDGFGGHGIGRKMHEDPSVPNEGRPGRGMPLRHGLVLAIEPMLIAGGEDDFHAAPDGWTLRTNDGSRAAHVEHTVAITDAGPRILTAREAV